A window from Fibrobacter sp. UWB11 encodes these proteins:
- a CDS encoding LrgB family protein, protein MFGIILTIIAYEIGVSIRNKWRNPLLNPILIATILIIGFLTITGISYDTYKVGGDYISFFLGPVTVLLAVPLYRHIQALKSNWLPILAGIFVGCITSIVCVIACAKVFNLSKTLMLSLIPKSITIPMGSVVSEQIGGIPSITIVSIVITGITGAVTAPLVCRFFRIKNPVAQGVAIGTASHALGTTKAMEIGEVQGAMSSLSIGVAGVMTVFVTPVLLKVFG, encoded by the coding sequence ATGTTCGGCATCATTCTTACTATTATCGCTTATGAAATCGGGGTTTCCATCCGCAACAAATGGCGAAACCCACTCCTTAATCCCATTCTGATTGCAACAATTCTCATTATCGGATTTTTGACCATCACGGGCATCAGCTATGATACATACAAAGTTGGTGGTGATTATATTTCGTTTTTCCTCGGACCTGTAACGGTTTTACTTGCTGTTCCTTTGTACAGACACATTCAGGCGCTAAAGAGCAATTGGTTGCCGATTTTAGCGGGGATTTTCGTGGGTTGCATCACGAGCATCGTTTGCGTTATTGCCTGCGCCAAGGTTTTCAACTTGAGCAAAACGTTGATGCTTTCGCTCATTCCAAAATCAATAACCATTCCGATGGGTTCCGTTGTATCCGAGCAAATTGGCGGCATTCCATCCATTACGATTGTTTCGATTGTCATTACAGGAATTACAGGAGCCGTCACGGCACCGCTCGTTTGCAGATTTTTCCGTATCAAAAATCCTGTGGCACAAGGCGTTGCCATTGGAACTGCAAGCCATGCTTTAGGAACGACCAAAGCAATGGAAATCGGAGAAGTTCAAGGAGCAATGAGCAGTTTATCAATTGGTGTGGCGGGTGTGATGACCGTATTCGTGACACCTGTACTGCTTAAAGTGTTCGGGTAA
- a CDS encoding CidA/LrgA family protein, translating to MRILLQLALILGICYTGDLIHDFTGIPVPGNILGMLILLLLLCLKIVKLEQIREISDFFLKRLAFFFLPPAIGLMLVGDDVKSEWPLLLFLCIAITVITMAATGWTVQLLNKKSKK from the coding sequence ATGCGAATTCTTTTACAACTCGCCCTGATTTTAGGGATTTGCTACACAGGCGACTTAATTCACGATTTCACGGGAATTCCCGTGCCCGGCAACATTCTTGGGATGCTCATCCTACTTCTTTTGCTTTGCCTAAAGATTGTCAAATTGGAGCAAATTCGCGAGATTAGCGATTTCTTTTTAAAGCGGCTTGCATTCTTCTTTTTGCCGCCAGCAATTGGATTGATGCTCGTTGGCGACGACGTTAAAAGTGAGTGGCCGTTGCTGTTATTTCTCTGCATAGCCATTACGGTCATCACTATGGCTGCAACAGGCTGGACTGTACAACTGTTGAACAAAAAATCAAAAAAATAA
- a CDS encoding nitroreductase family protein has translation MRYFSEIYHESTQYIPHGSGDPVIMHWEKQAYADKRYDGCQRFPLTAGFMPLLAPVSADYLDPVGVYAVVHNTEVPDGVYYVDRDDSKLVKLGGEDVRKAILTAFPEQEFVKEAQTIFLYTGILERAVWRFREAAYRQVQMDVGSACANTILLAKLRGQKVFTLGGFVDDSIAVALKLGATEMPMAAIAIFPEKSMVAFNSVDDGVGELAYSNHAEMNAYVGEGENSVDISRYPSRFMLQNHLENIDDLNLCMKVRRLNAQALPGDEFPLTPSKFTNEYYLRELWYLRADRKIKAPFAHGTLDLDDFSSLLRWLELAQINAFGAGLIKIWVVVFDVMFVYAGVYRYIPVRKSIYMQNGSANPKRFVKCFAVPEQVQNAMFAVVLTSNLNESCNVLGNRGYRYMNLNAGVLTESLYVSARLLNKTAREEHFFYHDELKKLLDIPEAESIISTVLIGKNQVK, from the coding sequence ATGCGCTATTTCTCAGAAATTTATCACGAATCGACTCAGTACATTCCTCATGGAAGTGGGGATCCTGTCATTATGCACTGGGAAAAACAAGCGTATGCTGATAAACGTTATGATGGGTGTCAAAGGTTCCCGCTTACGGCTGGATTTATGCCTCTTTTGGCTCCGGTTTCGGCGGATTATTTGGACCCGGTTGGCGTTTATGCAGTGGTGCATAATACGGAAGTTCCCGATGGCGTCTATTATGTTGATCGCGACGATTCGAAACTTGTAAAACTGGGTGGTGAGGATGTTCGTAAGGCTATCCTTACGGCGTTCCCGGAACAAGAGTTTGTTAAAGAAGCGCAGACAATTTTTCTTTATACGGGAATTCTTGAACGGGCTGTTTGGCGGTTCCGCGAGGCTGCGTACCGACAAGTGCAAATGGATGTTGGCTCGGCATGTGCGAATACGATTCTTCTTGCAAAGTTGAGAGGGCAAAAGGTATTCACACTTGGTGGCTTTGTCGATGATTCTATAGCGGTTGCGCTCAAGCTTGGTGCTACGGAAATGCCGATGGCGGCTATTGCCATTTTCCCTGAAAAAAGCATGGTTGCTTTCAATTCCGTCGATGATGGTGTCGGTGAATTAGCTTATTCGAACCATGCCGAAATGAATGCTTACGTGGGTGAAGGCGAAAATAGTGTCGATATCTCGCGCTATCCGTCGCGATTCATGTTGCAGAATCATCTCGAAAATATTGATGATTTGAACCTTTGTATGAAGGTGCGTCGCTTGAATGCACAAGCGCTGCCCGGCGATGAATTTCCGCTTACGCCTTCGAAATTCACGAACGAATACTATTTGCGCGAACTTTGGTATTTGCGTGCTGACCGTAAAATAAAGGCCCCGTTTGCTCACGGAACACTTGATTTGGACGATTTTTCTTCGCTGTTACGTTGGTTGGAACTGGCTCAAATCAATGCTTTTGGCGCAGGGCTTATCAAAATTTGGGTTGTCGTTTTTGATGTGATGTTCGTGTATGCGGGCGTGTACCGCTATATTCCGGTACGCAAGTCCATTTATATGCAAAATGGTTCTGCAAATCCGAAAAGATTTGTCAAGTGTTTTGCTGTTCCCGAACAAGTTCAAAATGCGATGTTTGCGGTGGTGCTGACTTCTAACTTGAACGAGTCTTGCAATGTGCTTGGCAACCGAGGCTACCGCTACATGAACTTGAATGCTGGCGTACTTACGGAATCGCTATACGTTTCAGCGCGCTTGCTTAACAAGACTGCTCGTGAAGAACATTTCTTTTACCATGACGAATTGAAAAAGCTTCTAGATATTCCAGAAGCTGAAAGCATAATCTCGACTGTCCTAATCGGCAAAAATCAAGTGAAATAG
- a CDS encoding PD40 domain-containing protein — protein sequence MKFKIKSILAVCSALFLAGTANATGFYGNQSDIKWKTAGTEHFQFIYPMEYSTHAAKVSAYAEAVYDSVTSRYHKALPGRVSAVLNNALYSNGSAIPSENAINLWLTNWDFKIRSSHGWISDVVTHEFSHLVSIESGSKTFPNLYGIQFGFSDYYNERTRTDFISMIPFTLQPLWFAEGTAQYESSRMGFDAWDTHRDMLLRTAALNDSLLTLPYMHEFSDNSLLAELGPYTQGFSLVLYIAKHYGDEAIPNIWKELGKPYRATLNSAIKKVLGISEQQLYNAWKKEITEHYKAQKDSLGTLVEGIKITKDAFWQDFPVVSGKNIYGVSNFGGPWFDGSVFKIPLEDTLKTSEDTAKVADSTKVNKTQDSSKVEIGDIEVEGADSSLINIGDFAKSGFKAKKPWFDKGIDVFDDSTHGPILAYISYQNRDKDGHAHFDIALSDTNKNLATLTYLVDAVYPSFNKQGTEIVFVRREPFSTRFVLSKVPFKSDLKNITSEEPIDIFMPDSSRLYYNIYSPKFSPDGKRIAFSFFDDAQRGIAVIDTNGANYKIVSTTGYDERDVAWLDNDKIIFASNRNSIFNLIEKDLNTGKERALTNVVGGAFTPTLSGDTIFFTQYDKDGFSLYKLPYKKEPEPVYRDSIVVSTRDSVIQTIDTVQVACSDTANIADTTKTVATANTSDSASCTVPKIVLLKDVKQIEVRDTIKVAVIDTTQREIILHGTLPQKIHKELELVDREFAGAERNYKPIPNIPLFVPILSFSENAPSLTVFGDGEVKAKIGLAVVISDALKKNTVQLGLLLELGKGLDYINGDGLNPRQEKEFFIAWDNRSTPIDLGLSYSYANYTNKDTIRVEDVGANKGDSIKTSNYAFATQAVTGTAGYSIFKSIDTLQAAISYDWSNVNFYDDTIEWTYNKRFSATVGFGLFGDHEGEGGSGISGQGNGLLVYYQYANSDLSRPGALYVTPEGQIKTHYRNFTLHQVGLNLYGSLQTPLLGARLAAGGKISSIINWNTDDVSDTLDSYYYTPVFLDGYPYLRSNEDYTLAGTKTAMAELHYLYPIYDDWRHNLWIITTHSLYVDLFSQIGAAWNGDFFTDKFTKHGFWDRSVGLSFRMSNKIWGSIPLDISLTFARGLDRIGEDSDLHGGTKLDPIHLTFLPKVLRPTRIKFSIGMGFLNSWQ from the coding sequence ATGAAGTTTAAGATTAAGAGCATTTTGGCAGTCTGTTCCGCATTGTTTTTAGCGGGAACAGCAAACGCAACTGGATTTTACGGCAATCAAAGCGATATTAAATGGAAAACCGCCGGCACGGAACATTTCCAGTTCATCTACCCGATGGAATATTCCACGCACGCCGCAAAGGTTTCTGCCTACGCCGAAGCCGTTTACGATTCTGTAACAAGCCGTTACCACAAAGCACTTCCGGGCCGCGTGAGCGCAGTTTTGAACAACGCCCTTTACAGCAACGGCAGTGCCATCCCGAGCGAAAACGCCATCAATCTTTGGCTCACCAACTGGGACTTTAAAATTCGCAGCAGCCACGGCTGGATTTCGGATGTGGTCACGCATGAATTTAGCCATCTCGTGAGCATCGAAAGCGGAAGCAAAACATTCCCGAACCTTTACGGCATTCAATTCGGTTTTTCGGACTACTATAACGAACGTACGCGAACAGACTTTATTTCCATGATTCCGTTCACGTTGCAGCCGCTTTGGTTTGCAGAAGGAACCGCACAATACGAATCATCCCGCATGGGATTTGATGCTTGGGATACGCACCGTGACATGCTCCTCCGCACAGCAGCACTGAACGATAGCCTATTGACGCTCCCCTACATGCACGAATTTTCGGACAACTCGCTCCTTGCCGAACTTGGGCCCTACACGCAAGGTTTTTCGCTCGTGCTCTACATCGCAAAGCACTATGGTGACGAAGCCATCCCGAATATTTGGAAAGAACTCGGAAAGCCGTACCGCGCCACGCTCAATAGCGCAATCAAGAAGGTTTTAGGCATTTCTGAACAGCAACTTTATAACGCCTGGAAAAAGGAAATCACAGAACATTACAAAGCACAAAAAGATTCTCTTGGTACATTAGTCGAAGGTATCAAAATTACAAAGGATGCATTCTGGCAAGATTTTCCTGTCGTGAGCGGCAAGAACATTTATGGTGTATCGAATTTTGGCGGCCCGTGGTTTGACGGAAGCGTTTTTAAAATTCCGCTGGAAGACACGCTGAAGACGAGTGAGGATACTGCGAAAGTCGCGGATTCCACGAAGGTCAACAAGACTCAAGATTCCTCGAAAGTCGAGATTGGCGATATCGAAGTCGAAGGTGCAGACAGCAGCCTCATCAACATCGGAGATTTTGCAAAATCGGGATTCAAGGCGAAAAAGCCTTGGTTCGACAAAGGCATCGACGTTTTTGACGACAGCACACACGGTCCCATCCTCGCCTACATCAGCTACCAGAATCGCGATAAGGATGGACATGCCCACTTTGACATTGCGTTAAGCGACACGAACAAGAATCTAGCAACGCTCACCTATCTCGTCGATGCTGTCTACCCGTCTTTCAACAAGCAAGGAACGGAGATTGTATTCGTTAGACGAGAACCTTTCAGCACAAGATTTGTATTGAGCAAAGTTCCGTTTAAGAGCGACTTGAAAAACATCACCTCCGAAGAACCCATTGATATTTTCATGCCCGATTCTTCGCGCCTTTACTACAACATTTATAGTCCCAAATTCAGCCCAGACGGAAAGCGCATTGCGTTTAGTTTCTTTGATGACGCTCAGCGCGGAATTGCGGTTATCGACACGAACGGTGCGAACTACAAAATCGTAAGCACCACAGGTTATGATGAACGTGATGTGGCATGGCTCGATAATGACAAAATCATTTTCGCAAGCAACAGAAACAGCATTTTCAACCTGATCGAAAAAGACTTGAACACAGGCAAGGAACGCGCCTTGACAAACGTCGTTGGTGGCGCATTCACACCGACACTCTCTGGCGACACCATTTTCTTTACGCAGTACGACAAGGACGGTTTTTCACTTTACAAGTTACCTTACAAGAAAGAACCTGAACCTGTTTACCGCGATAGTATAGTTGTCTCGACTCGCGATAGTGTTATACAAACTATCGACACCGTTCAAGTCGCATGTTCCGATACGGCGAATATCGCAGATACAACAAAAACCGTAGCAACAGCAAATACATCAGATTCCGCAAGTTGCACCGTTCCCAAAATTGTTCTGCTCAAAGACGTGAAACAGATTGAAGTTCGCGATACCATCAAAGTTGCCGTCATAGATACAACGCAACGCGAAATCATATTGCACGGAACGCTCCCGCAAAAGATTCACAAGGAACTCGAGCTGGTCGACCGCGAATTTGCAGGTGCCGAACGCAACTACAAACCAATCCCCAACATTCCGCTTTTCGTCCCGATATTAAGCTTTAGCGAAAATGCTCCAAGTTTGACCGTTTTTGGCGATGGCGAAGTCAAAGCAAAGATTGGGCTTGCCGTTGTCATTAGCGATGCACTCAAGAAAAACACCGTGCAATTGGGATTATTACTCGAACTCGGGAAAGGTCTTGACTACATCAATGGTGATGGGCTCAATCCCCGACAAGAAAAGGAATTCTTTATTGCATGGGACAACCGCAGCACACCTATTGATCTTGGACTTTCTTACAGCTATGCAAACTACACCAACAAGGATACAATCCGTGTCGAAGATGTTGGTGCAAACAAAGGCGACAGCATCAAAACGAGCAATTATGCCTTTGCAACGCAAGCCGTTACAGGAACCGCAGGCTATAGCATTTTCAAGAGCATCGACACACTGCAAGCCGCCATCAGTTACGATTGGTCGAACGTAAACTTTTACGACGACACCATTGAATGGACATACAACAAACGATTCAGCGCCACAGTCGGATTCGGACTTTTCGGAGACCACGAAGGCGAAGGGGGCTCAGGAATTTCGGGTCAAGGAAACGGATTACTCGTTTATTACCAATACGCCAACAGCGACCTCAGCCGACCAGGCGCACTCTATGTTACCCCAGAAGGTCAAATCAAAACTCATTACAGAAACTTCACGCTGCACCAAGTTGGACTTAACCTGTACGGAAGTTTGCAGACCCCGCTCTTAGGGGCACGCCTTGCCGCCGGCGGAAAAATTTCTAGCATCATCAACTGGAATACAGACGATGTAAGCGACACATTGGATTCTTATTATTACACACCGGTATTCCTCGATGGTTACCCCTACTTGCGCAGTAACGAAGACTACACGCTCGCCGGTACCAAAACAGCAATGGCAGAACTCCATTACCTCTACCCCATCTACGATGACTGGAGACACAACCTCTGGATAATCACGACGCATAGCCTTTACGTTGACTTGTTCTCGCAAATCGGTGCAGCATGGAACGGAGACTTCTTTACAGACAAGTTTACAAAACACGGATTCTGGGACCGTTCTGTGGGTTTAAGTTTCCGCATGAGCAACAAAATTTGGGGAAGTATTCCTTTGGATATTTCGCTCACGTTTGCCCGCGGGCTTGACCGCATTGGCGAAGACAGTGACTTGCACGGAGGAACGAAATTGGATCCGATTCACTTGACGTTCTTGCCCAAGGTGCTCCGCCCAACAAGAATCAAGTTTTCCATTGGGATGGGATTTTTGAACTCATGGCAATAA
- a CDS encoding transcription antitermination factor NusB gives MLTEREDAFRVLLLWQKDGSFIKESGLSPFAMELALGVCRRHLYLEYFVKSLTKKMPSREACVILEMGLFQMFFMDVPDYAAINASVELAKFANLGESTARLVNAVLRTARRQGEPTLPPQRVRRVSVENSVPEWLVRRWFDVYGGDHAEALAKATLERPTEWIRVNLQKTSAPVLAEKLGITGSSILYDRYIEVPRDVGVKLLLATPEFVNGLFSFQNPSAFEVVKLLDLKPGLKVWDACAAPGGKTALMAEMDGSLEILASDSSASRLEKMQDLMTRLGLTNIKTETIDLAAVPQAPVASRLSSEAKFDRILLDVPCSNMGVIARRPESVYRITPESINEIAELQFKILENASTALAPGGRLVYATCSPDPTETTRVIARFLKAHPEFVKVGEPVLPGLKDSRLDGFFAQALEYKK, from the coding sequence TTGCTAACAGAACGTGAAGATGCCTTTCGAGTCCTTTTGCTTTGGCAAAAAGACGGCTCATTTATCAAGGAAAGTGGACTTTCTCCATTTGCGATGGAACTTGCTTTAGGCGTTTGCCGCAGGCATTTGTACCTCGAATATTTTGTAAAGTCGCTTACGAAGAAAATGCCGTCGCGTGAAGCCTGCGTGATTCTTGAAATGGGCCTCTTCCAGATGTTCTTTATGGATGTGCCGGATTATGCGGCCATCAATGCTAGTGTGGAACTGGCGAAGTTTGCAAATCTTGGCGAAAGCACGGCGCGACTCGTGAATGCTGTGCTTCGCACGGCTCGCCGTCAAGGCGAGCCCACGCTGCCTCCGCAGCGTGTCCGCCGCGTAAGCGTCGAAAATTCTGTTCCCGAATGGCTTGTACGTCGCTGGTTCGACGTTTACGGCGGCGACCATGCCGAAGCGTTGGCTAAAGCAACGCTTGAACGTCCGACCGAATGGATTCGTGTGAACTTGCAAAAGACGAGCGCTCCGGTGCTTGCCGAAAAACTCGGTATCACGGGTTCTTCGATTCTGTACGATCGCTACATCGAAGTTCCGCGAGATGTTGGCGTTAAACTGTTGCTTGCAACGCCTGAATTTGTGAACGGCCTTTTCTCGTTCCAGAATCCGTCTGCTTTTGAAGTCGTGAAACTCTTGGACTTGAAGCCGGGATTGAAGGTGTGGGATGCTTGTGCCGCTCCTGGCGGCAAGACCGCTCTCATGGCTGAAATGGATGGCTCGCTTGAAATTCTCGCGAGCGATTCGTCCGCTTCGCGTCTCGAAAAAATGCAAGACCTGATGACCCGCTTAGGCCTTACGAACATCAAGACCGAAACCATTGATCTCGCCGCAGTCCCGCAAGCCCCCGTGGCTTCTCGTCTCTCATCTGAGGCGAAGTTTGACCGCATTCTTCTCGATGTTCCTTGCAGCAACATGGGCGTTATCGCTCGTCGTCCGGAATCCGTTTATCGCATAACTCCTGAATCCATCAACGAAATTGCTGAATTGCAATTCAAGATTCTAGAAAATGCGTCTACCGCACTCGCACCTGGCGGTCGCCTTGTGTATGCTACGTGCAGCCCCGATCCGACGGAAACAACACGCGTTATCGCACGTTTCCTAAAAGCGCATCCTGAATTTGTAAAAGTGGGTGAACCTGTTTTGCCTGGTCTCAAAGATTCTCGTTTAGATGGCTTTTTTGCGCAAGCTTTGGAATACAAAAAATGA
- a CDS encoding cellulase family glycosylhydrolase, which translates to MQFKKFSTSLSVLGIATAMALTACSDENSNMQFANNPGAGTENPVPGSSSTIDPTSSDAVIDPTSSSATVVDPSTLPAEGPITLPQGLGVLVDDFEDGDNLSIFDYWYTYNDNDNGGASIITTPLNAEENIIPGRVNNGSNFALQVNYTLDRGEYEYEPYVGWGVQVAPDSANGRFGGITYWYKGGAHEVHIEVTDVKDYDVHLAKVAASRTWKQAVIRFKDLVQGGWGKEVAFDAKHISAISFQAKGNKTKVVTDSLFIDNIYLQDSTEVEKDQPDMEIKDPVIPNVTFTEAEITVTNPLQAKAMKYLNKGVNFTNWLENADGKFKSFELGEKDVQILAENGFKSLRLPIDLDLYATNRDAFVKGTDAELKFDDDTLFMVLDSFVEWTAKHNMSFVIDYHEYDNSYNTTSAKDTNYIKMMAETWKHVAAHYAENTREDLFFELLNEPDMSNGKVTAAQWTVAAQAMIDAIRTVDTKHSILFGDAQWYSITLLAKRTPFTDDNIIYVIHTYEPFAFTHQGGSWTDYATIHDLPFPYDPAKWSTVSGDFGVNKSTKSYVKTNIKNYYKTGSKEAIMEQILKAKKWAATNNVPVIINEFGALNLRSTAESRLNYLTAMREICDTLQIPWTHWGYTGNFSVIENGKLIEGLDKALGVGK; encoded by the coding sequence ATGCAGTTCAAGAAATTTTCCACATCATTAAGTGTTCTCGGAATCGCAACAGCAATGGCACTAACCGCCTGCAGCGACGAAAACTCCAACATGCAGTTTGCGAATAACCCGGGCGCAGGCACGGAAAACCCGGTTCCGGGTTCCAGCAGCACCATCGATCCAACCTCTAGCGATGCCGTAATTGACCCGACATCCAGTTCTGCCACGGTGGTTGATCCGTCAACACTCCCTGCCGAAGGCCCCATCACACTCCCGCAAGGGCTCGGCGTCTTGGTCGATGACTTTGAAGACGGCGACAACCTGAGTATTTTCGATTACTGGTACACTTACAACGATAACGACAACGGCGGCGCATCCATCATTACAACCCCGCTCAACGCCGAAGAAAATATCATCCCGGGCCGTGTCAACAACGGTTCCAATTTCGCATTGCAAGTCAACTACACGCTTGACAGGGGCGAATACGAATACGAGCCGTATGTGGGCTGGGGCGTTCAGGTCGCACCGGACAGTGCCAACGGACGCTTTGGCGGGATTACATACTGGTACAAGGGCGGCGCCCACGAAGTACATATCGAAGTCACCGATGTTAAAGACTACGACGTGCATCTCGCTAAAGTCGCTGCTTCTAGAACTTGGAAACAAGCCGTCATCCGCTTCAAGGACTTGGTCCAAGGCGGCTGGGGCAAGGAAGTGGCATTTGACGCAAAGCACATCAGCGCCATCAGCTTCCAGGCTAAAGGCAACAAGACCAAGGTTGTTACAGACTCTCTCTTTATAGACAACATTTACTTGCAAGATTCTACTGAAGTTGAAAAAGATCAGCCGGATATGGAAATCAAGGATCCAGTCATTCCGAACGTAACCTTCACAGAAGCTGAAATTACGGTGACAAACCCGCTCCAAGCCAAAGCTATGAAGTACCTCAACAAGGGTGTCAACTTTACCAACTGGCTCGAAAATGCCGATGGCAAGTTCAAGTCTTTTGAATTGGGCGAAAAGGACGTTCAGATTCTTGCCGAAAACGGCTTCAAGAGCCTCCGCTTGCCGATTGACCTCGACCTGTACGCCACGAACCGCGATGCATTCGTAAAAGGCACCGATGCAGAACTCAAATTCGATGACGACACATTGTTCATGGTCCTCGACTCCTTCGTAGAATGGACCGCCAAGCACAACATGTCTTTCGTAATTGATTATCACGAATATGACAATAGCTACAACACCACAAGCGCCAAGGACACGAACTATATCAAGATGATGGCAGAAACGTGGAAGCATGTGGCCGCCCACTATGCTGAAAATACTCGCGAAGACTTGTTCTTTGAACTTTTGAACGAACCGGACATGAGCAATGGAAAGGTTACCGCAGCCCAGTGGACCGTTGCAGCCCAGGCCATGATTGACGCCATCCGCACGGTTGATACCAAGCATTCCATTCTCTTCGGTGATGCTCAGTGGTACTCCATTACTCTCTTGGCCAAGCGCACTCCGTTCACCGACGACAATATCATCTATGTCATCCACACCTATGAACCGTTCGCCTTCACGCATCAGGGCGGTTCCTGGACGGACTACGCCACGATTCACGACCTTCCGTTCCCCTACGATCCGGCAAAGTGGTCTACGGTTTCTGGCGACTTCGGCGTCAACAAGAGCACAAAATCTTACGTGAAGACGAACATCAAGAACTACTACAAGACCGGCAGCAAGGAAGCCATCATGGAACAGATTCTCAAGGCCAAAAAGTGGGCAGCCACCAACAACGTGCCTGTAATCATCAATGAATTCGGCGCATTGAACCTCCGTTCTACCGCTGAATCCCGCCTGAACTACCTCACCGCCATGCGCGAAATCTGCGACACACTCCAGATTCCATGGACTCACTGGGGCTACACCGGCAACTTCTCCGTGATTGAAAACGGCAAGTTGATCGAAGGTTTGGACAAGGCTCTCGGCGTCGGAAAATAA
- the fmt gene encoding methionyl-tRNA formyltransferase, translating into MKIVFMGTPEFAAHFLEHLIASDNEVLAVVTQPDRPAGRGRVLTPPPVKVTALNHNLPVLQPTDLKSPEFEADLRKYDADLYVVVAYSILPKNILAVTKFGAVNVHGSLLPKYRGAAPVQRAIADGLKETGVTVFRLDEKMDHGPILAQRTVVIDHQDTTASLLDKMVVPGCEALDDAISQLKNGCEKDLTQDHAQASGAPKIKKEEGLIDFNLPALTIHNRIRAFNPWPGGYGKLGGRMVYLRKTDTPENGPTLAPGVVEFKDNRLFVGTGDGVLEVLEIQAEGKKPMPVADFMRGIQKREGLQFC; encoded by the coding sequence ATGAAAATTGTATTTATGGGAACGCCGGAATTTGCGGCTCATTTCTTGGAGCATTTGATTGCTTCCGATAACGAAGTTTTAGCGGTTGTCACACAACCGGATCGTCCTGCAGGCCGTGGCCGTGTGCTCACGCCTCCACCAGTCAAGGTAACTGCCTTGAACCATAATTTGCCGGTGTTACAGCCGACCGATTTGAAGTCCCCCGAATTTGAAGCGGATCTCCGCAAGTACGATGCCGACTTGTATGTTGTTGTTGCATATTCCATTTTGCCGAAGAACATCTTGGCTGTCACAAAATTTGGCGCCGTGAATGTTCATGGAAGTTTGCTCCCGAAATATCGCGGTGCGGCTCCGGTTCAGCGCGCCATTGCCGATGGCCTCAAAGAAACGGGTGTTACCGTTTTCCGCTTGGACGAAAAGATGGATCATGGTCCAATCCTTGCCCAACGCACTGTTGTAATTGACCATCAGGATACGACCGCGAGCTTGCTCGACAAGATGGTTGTTCCGGGCTGCGAAGCTTTGGACGATGCTATTAGCCAACTCAAGAATGGCTGCGAAAAGGATTTGACGCAAGATCATGCTCAGGCTAGTGGAGCTCCGAAAATCAAGAAAGAAGAAGGTTTGATTGACTTCAATCTTCCGGCTCTCACGATTCACAACCGCATTCGTGCGTTCAACCCGTGGCCGGGTGGATATGGAAAGCTCGGTGGCCGCATGGTGTATCTCCGCAAGACGGATACTCCTGAAAATGGTCCAACGCTTGCACCGGGTGTTGTTGAATTTAAGGATAATCGTCTCTTCGTTGGAACGGGCGATGGCGTTCTTGAAGTGCTTGAAATTCAGGCCGAAGGTAAAAAGCCTATGCCTGTAGCAGACTTTATGCGTGGAATCCAAAAGCGCGAGGGACTTCAATTTTGCTAA